The following are encoded together in the Asticcacaulis sp. genome:
- a CDS encoding SDR family oxidoreductase, which yields MTNKIALITGGSRGLGRNMAHHLAAKGTDILFTYRERRDEADSLIEELKLMGRKAVALPLDTGVSGSFPAFAAQVKDALKTNWGHNDFDFLINNAGMALYAPFAEVTEAQFDGIINVHFKGVVFLTQALLPLIKDGGRILNLSSGLARFSYPGSSIYGATKAAIDALTRYMALELGPRRITVNAIAPGAIETDFGGGRVRDNADINAAIAKQTPLGRVGLPDDIGGAVALLLSDEAGWINGQRIEVSGGIHA from the coding sequence ATGACCAACAAAATAGCTCTTATCACCGGCGGCAGCCGTGGACTCGGCCGCAACATGGCCCATCACCTCGCCGCCAAAGGCACCGACATCCTTTTCACCTACCGTGAGCGCAGGGACGAGGCCGACAGCCTGATTGAGGAACTGAAGCTGATGGGCCGCAAGGCCGTGGCCCTGCCACTCGACACGGGCGTTTCGGGCAGCTTTCCGGCCTTCGCCGCGCAGGTAAAGGACGCGCTGAAGACTAACTGGGGCCATAACGATTTCGATTTCCTGATCAATAATGCCGGCATGGCGCTCTATGCGCCTTTCGCCGAGGTCACGGAGGCGCAGTTCGACGGCATCATCAATGTCCACTTCAAGGGCGTTGTCTTCCTGACCCAAGCCCTGCTGCCGCTAATCAAGGACGGCGGCCGCATCCTCAACCTGTCATCGGGCCTGGCGCGATTCAGCTATCCGGGTTCAAGCATTTACGGCGCCACCAAGGCCGCCATCGATGCCCTGACGCGCTACATGGCGCTGGAACTGGGTCCGCGCCGCATCACGGTCAATGCGATCGCGCCGGGGGCGATCGAGACTGATTTCGGCGGCGGCCGCGTGCGCGACAATGCCGATATCAACGCCGCCATCGCCAAGCAGACCCCGCTCGGCCGCGTCGGCCTGCCGGACGATATCGGTGGCGCGGTGGCACTGCTGCTGTCGGACGAAGCCGGGTGGATCAATGGCCAGCGTATCGAGGTATCAGGCGGGATCCACGCCTAG
- the rimM gene encoding ribosome maturation factor RimM (Essential for efficient processing of 16S rRNA), which yields MTKPDLIFVAQVSAAVGLQGEFKLLSFMEDPYSVLEYSPLLNDKGEPALVITKAREHKGTLVVRAEDVPDRTAADKIKGLKLYIDRADLPEVEDGEYYITDLIGMKAYDASGAEVGRVMNVDNFGAGDLLDIKPLEGPSFYLLFTDENVPEIDLEAKRIVVDLTGI from the coding sequence ATGACCAAACCCGATCTGATCTTTGTCGCGCAGGTGAGCGCTGCCGTCGGCCTTCAGGGCGAATTCAAGCTGCTGAGCTTTATGGAAGATCCTTACAGCGTGCTGGAATACAGCCCCCTGCTGAACGACAAGGGCGAACCGGCCCTGGTCATTACCAAGGCACGCGAGCACAAGGGCACGCTGGTGGTGAGGGCCGAGGACGTGCCTGATCGCACCGCCGCCGATAAAATCAAGGGGCTGAAACTCTACATCGATCGCGCCGACCTGCCTGAAGTGGAAGACGGCGAATACTACATCACCGACCTGATTGGCATGAAGGCCTATGACGCCTCTGGCGCCGAGGTCGGGCGGGTGATGAATGTCGATAATTTCGGCGCCGGCGACCTGCTCGATATCAAGCCGCTGGAAGGGCCGAGCTTCTACCTGCTCTTCACCGACGAAAACGTGCCGGAGATCGACCTCGAAGCTAAGCGCATCGTGGTCGACCTCACTGGCATCTAG
- the rpsP gene encoding 30S ribosomal protein S16 has protein sequence MLKIRLSRGGSKKRPYYTIVIADAAAPRDGKFIEKVGTYNPMLPKDAQRVTLKVERIAEWLKKGAQPTDRVARFLSQEGLVKWEHGNNPNKGQPGKKAQERLAERAQREQDRLDAEAAAKAEAEEAKAAAAAAPAEEAPSAEEEAPASE, from the coding sequence ATGCTTAAGATTCGTCTGTCCCGCGGTGGCTCCAAGAAGCGCCCCTACTACACCATCGTCATCGCTGACGCCGCCGCCCCGCGCGACGGTAAGTTCATCGAAAAGGTGGGCACCTATAACCCGATGCTGCCGAAGGACGCGCAGCGCGTGACCCTGAAGGTCGAGCGTATCGCCGAGTGGCTCAAGAAGGGCGCCCAGCCGACCGACCGCGTCGCGCGCTTCCTGTCGCAAGAGGGCCTGGTGAAGTGGGAGCACGGCAACAACCCGAACAAGGGCCAGCCGGGCAAGAAGGCTCAGGAGCGTCTGGCTGAACGCGCCCAGCGCGAACAGGACCGCCTGGACGCCGAAGCCGCCGCCAAGGCCGAGGCTGAAGAAGCCAAGGCCGCCGCTGCCGCCGCTCCGGCTGAAGAAGCCCCGTCTGCCGAAGAAGAAGCGCCCGCTTCGGAATAA
- a CDS encoding DEAD/DEAH box helicase — translation MQLEELKPGTRVRGISGVEPVEIVSANWFGDQAVDVVFRVNGRVDQRIVFRTDELSLELADTGRAFGFLGDGDLLRLASEALRIRLAYLFDPYLAVHASTIEALPHQITAVYGEMLPRQPLRFLLADDPGAGKTVMAGLLIKELIIRGDLERCLIVAPGSLVEQWQDELKEKFGLDFRIVTRDQIEASLTGNPFVDHGRLIMRLDMAARSDELKAKLEAGPEWDLVICDEAHRMSASYFGNEVKETQRHRLGKLLGAKTRNLLLMSATPHNGKEADFQLFMGLLDSDRFEGKPREGVHKADVSDMMRRLTKEELYRFDGTPLFPERRAYTATFEFSPQEAALYTAVTNYVRNEMNRADRVGDDIHGGVAREHTPTGKSLLRDWLRELVVGFSLQQTAWPPIGDQLKIVLARILIMRQLKTRRRRGAPSRGVGGQAASSSKEKKPRRKC, via the coding sequence ATGCAACTAGAAGAGCTCAAGCCAGGCACGAGAGTTCGTGGAATATCCGGCGTTGAACCCGTCGAGATTGTGAGCGCTAATTGGTTCGGGGACCAAGCAGTGGACGTCGTATTTCGCGTCAATGGGCGAGTGGATCAGCGCATTGTCTTCCGAACCGATGAGCTGAGTCTAGAGCTGGCTGATACCGGACGAGCGTTTGGTTTTCTAGGTGACGGCGATCTACTGAGGCTTGCATCAGAGGCACTTCGAATTCGATTGGCCTATCTTTTTGATCCGTACCTTGCAGTGCACGCGTCAACTATCGAGGCGCTTCCCCACCAAATCACAGCCGTATATGGCGAAATGCTTCCACGCCAGCCGCTCAGATTTTTACTGGCTGACGACCCCGGCGCAGGCAAGACGGTTATGGCTGGCCTGCTGATCAAGGAATTGATCATTCGGGGGGACTTGGAACGTTGTTTGATTGTCGCGCCTGGATCGCTTGTTGAGCAATGGCAGGACGAACTTAAGGAGAAATTCGGGCTCGACTTCAGAATAGTTACGCGTGACCAGATCGAGGCATCGTTGACCGGCAACCCCTTTGTTGATCACGGGCGCCTCATAATGCGCCTGGATATGGCAGCGCGATCGGATGAATTAAAGGCCAAGCTCGAAGCCGGTCCTGAATGGGACCTCGTCATTTGTGACGAAGCGCACCGCATGTCTGCCTCGTACTTTGGCAATGAGGTCAAGGAAACCCAAAGACACAGGTTAGGTAAGCTGCTGGGCGCCAAAACTCGTAACTTGTTGTTGATGTCGGCTACGCCACACAATGGCAAAGAGGCCGACTTCCAATTATTCATGGGACTTCTCGATAGTGACCGGTTTGAGGGTAAGCCACGCGAGGGCGTTCACAAAGCAGATGTCAGCGACATGATGCGAAGGCTCACGAAGGAAGAGTTGTATCGCTTTGATGGCACGCCTTTGTTTCCTGAACGCAGGGCCTATACAGCGACCTTTGAATTTTCACCTCAAGAAGCTGCGTTATATACGGCTGTCACCAACTACGTTCGCAATGAAATGAACCGTGCCGATCGTGTGGGCGACGATATTCACGGAGGGGTAGCGCGCGAACATACGCCGACGGGCAAGTCTTTATTGAGGGATTGGCTGAGAGAATTAGTGGTCGGTTTCAGCTTACAACAGACAGCTTGGCCTCCTATCGGAGACCAATTGAAAATAGTTTTGGCGCGAATATTGATTATGCGACAGTTAAAAACAAGACGCAGAAGAGGAGCGCCTTCGAGAGGAGTTGGGGGACAAGCAGCATCGTCATCAAAAGAAAAAAAGCCGCGCAGAAAGTGCTGA
- a CDS encoding LytTR family transcriptional regulator: MIWLGLERLLAGREKQETALPPTTSPVLEVRDGAHTRYVPMADILWAEAAGNYVELHMASGRPLLMRTTLAALAQRLNEAGFVRIHRSRLVNPAAIQAIENLPAGDAVLRLSNGATVSVSRTYRTDIVRQLAARTTTA; this comes from the coding sequence TTGATCTGGCTAGGTCTGGAACGGCTGCTGGCCGGGCGTGAAAAGCAGGAAACCGCCCTGCCCCCGACCACGTCTCCGGTATTGGAAGTGCGCGATGGCGCTCACACCCGGTATGTGCCGATGGCGGATATTCTGTGGGCCGAAGCGGCTGGCAACTATGTCGAACTGCACATGGCCTCGGGCCGCCCTCTTTTGATGCGCACGACCCTGGCAGCCCTGGCCCAACGGTTGAACGAAGCGGGCTTCGTGCGTATCCACCGGTCTCGGCTCGTCAATCCGGCCGCCATTCAGGCCATTGAGAACCTGCCGGCGGGCGATGCGGTCCTGCGCCTGTCCAATGGCGCGACGGTTTCGGTCAGCCGGACCTACCGGACGGACATCGTCCGGCAACTGGCCGCCCGCACGACAACTGCCTGA
- a CDS encoding glycosyltransferase, which translates to MLGLRHLPLKYRLPLIHGTLNLLGRAKARGWTKAAEAVLTKGPLVVSAFFNESTGVAQGGRLSANAFRAAGYDLIEHDIRPCFRHYISEGAELPGKGGVWYIHANAPEVLVALMAHDPVQWADRYRIAYWAWETPKAPRDWILVADYLHEIWVPSRFVFDALVATFNDALRADLIPRLRLMPHPVPLPPPARHALSRARFGLSDELCEVLCLFDTKSSAARKNPWGVLVAWQEAFPEENPVARLTVKVSDLSDDRATERRLLAIAAKRSDIRIMDQRLSEADMEAYIGAFDILVSLHRAEGFGLTLAEAMAAGVAVIATDWSGNIDFMTPQNSRLIKSSLIPVSDPEGGYSMVKREPIQVWADPHIFEAVTDIRQLTDQPGLRKALGAAGVQAIRDLHAPWRHDELADLPFNAWL; encoded by the coding sequence ATGCTGGGCCTGCGACACCTTCCGCTGAAATATCGTCTGCCCCTGATCCACGGCACGCTCAACCTGCTGGGCCGGGCCAAGGCGCGCGGCTGGACCAAGGCTGCCGAGGCCGTCCTGACAAAAGGGCCTCTGGTCGTTTCCGCCTTCTTTAATGAAAGCACCGGCGTGGCCCAGGGCGGTCGACTGAGTGCCAATGCTTTCAGGGCGGCGGGCTATGATCTGATCGAACATGATATCCGTCCGTGCTTCAGACACTATATCAGCGAAGGCGCCGAACTGCCCGGTAAGGGCGGGGTCTGGTATATACACGCCAATGCGCCGGAAGTGCTGGTGGCCCTGATGGCGCATGATCCGGTGCAGTGGGCCGATCGCTATCGCATCGCCTACTGGGCGTGGGAAACGCCCAAGGCGCCGCGCGACTGGATATTGGTTGCTGACTACCTGCATGAAATCTGGGTGCCGAGCCGGTTTGTGTTTGATGCCCTGGTGGCCACCTTTAATGATGCCCTGCGCGCCGACCTGATCCCGCGTCTGCGCCTGATGCCGCATCCGGTGCCCCTGCCGCCGCCGGCGCGCCACGCCCTGTCCCGCGCCCGCTTCGGCCTGTCCGATGAGTTGTGCGAGGTGCTGTGCCTGTTCGATACCAAGTCATCGGCGGCGCGTAAAAACCCTTGGGGCGTGCTGGTCGCCTGGCAGGAAGCCTTCCCCGAAGAAAATCCGGTGGCCCGCCTGACGGTCAAGGTCAGCGACCTGTCCGATGATCGCGCCACCGAGCGCCGGCTGCTGGCCATTGCCGCCAAACGCAGCGATATCCGCATCATGGATCAGCGCCTGAGCGAGGCTGACATGGAAGCCTATATCGGCGCCTTCGATATCCTTGTGTCGCTGCATCGCGCTGAGGGCTTCGGCCTGACCCTGGCCGAGGCCATGGCCGCCGGCGTGGCGGTGATCGCCACCGACTGGTCGGGCAATATCGATTTCATGACGCCGCAGAATTCGCGGCTGATCAAGTCATCGCTTATTCCGGTTTCCGATCCGGAGGGCGGCTACAGTATGGTGAAGCGCGAGCCGATTCAGGTCTGGGCCGATCCGCACATATTTGAAGCGGTGACCGATATCCGGCAACTGACCGACCAGCCGGGCCTGCGCAAGGCTCTGGGCGCGGCCGGTGTGCAGGCGATCCGCGACCTGCACGCGCCGTGGCGGCATGACGAGCTGGCTGACTTGCCATTCAATGCCTGGCTCTGA
- a CDS encoding LL-diaminopimelate aminotransferase, giving the protein MRDFYRIRRLPPYVFEEVNKVKARLRAAGTDVIDFGMGNPDMATAPHIVDKLIETVQKPKTHGYSVSKGVQGLRKAMAGYYDRRYGVKLNPDTEVVATLGSKEGFANLAMAITAPGDTVICPNPAYPIHAFGFLMAGGVIRHVPALSPEQYLSGIEKAVKHSVPTPSVMIVSYPSNPTAQWVDLDFYKEVIRIAKKHDLIVLSDIAYSEIYFEDNPPPSILQVEGAIERSVEINSLSKTYAMAGWRVGMVVGNAQICAALARVKSYLDYGGFAPIQVAAAAALNGPQDNVAEIRATYKSRRDVLIDSMKRAGWDIPPPPASMFAWAKIPPKFEHMGSMEFAKMLIEEAHVAVAPGLGFGEYGEGYVRLGLVENEARIRQAARNVKKLLMPSDKSVRAAEKA; this is encoded by the coding sequence ATGCGTGACTTTTACCGTATTCGCCGCCTGCCTCCCTATGTCTTCGAAGAAGTCAACAAGGTGAAGGCACGTCTGCGCGCAGCCGGTACGGATGTCATTGATTTCGGCATGGGCAATCCCGACATGGCGACGGCGCCGCATATCGTCGACAAGCTGATCGAGACGGTGCAGAAGCCGAAGACGCACGGCTATTCGGTATCCAAGGGTGTGCAGGGCCTGCGCAAGGCCATGGCCGGCTATTATGACCGCCGTTATGGCGTCAAACTCAATCCGGATACCGAGGTCGTCGCCACGCTCGGCTCCAAGGAAGGCTTCGCCAACCTGGCCATGGCGATCACCGCGCCCGGCGATACGGTGATCTGTCCCAATCCGGCCTATCCGATCCACGCCTTCGGTTTCCTGATGGCCGGCGGGGTGATCCGCCATGTGCCGGCGCTGTCGCCGGAACAATATCTCTCCGGCATTGAAAAGGCGGTCAAGCACTCGGTGCCGACGCCGTCCGTGATGATTGTGTCCTACCCTTCGAATCCAACCGCGCAGTGGGTCGATCTCGATTTTTACAAGGAAGTCATCCGCATTGCCAAAAAGCACGACCTGATCGTGCTGTCGGACATCGCCTATTCGGAAATCTATTTCGAGGACAATCCGCCGCCGTCGATCCTTCAGGTCGAGGGCGCCATCGAGCGCTCGGTCGAGATCAATTCGCTGTCGAAAACCTATGCCATGGCCGGCTGGCGCGTCGGCATGGTGGTCGGCAATGCCCAGATCTGCGCGGCGCTGGCGCGTGTGAAATCCTATCTCGACTACGGCGGTTTCGCCCCGATTCAGGTGGCCGCCGCCGCCGCGCTCAACGGCCCGCAGGATAATGTCGCCGAGATCCGCGCCACCTATAAGTCGCGCCGCGACGTGCTGATCGACTCGATGAAGCGCGCCGGCTGGGATATTCCGCCGCCGCCGGCTTCGATGTTCGCCTGGGCGAAAATTCCACCGAAATTCGAGCATATGGGATCGATGGAATTCGCCAAGATGCTGATCGAGGAAGCCCACGTCGCCGTGGCGCCTGGTCTCGGCTTCGGCGAATATGGCGAAGGTTATGTCCGTCTCGGCCTGGTCGAGAACGAGGCGCGCATCCGCCAAGCCGCGCGCAACGTGAAGAAGCTTTTAATGCCAAGCGATAAGTCAGTGCGCGCGGCGGAAAAAGCATAA
- a CDS encoding metalloregulator ArsR/SmtB family transcription factor produces the protein MPSEAAVFAALGDETRLALVERLRNGPASIVSLTGKADMSRQAVTKHLHVLEKAGLVTHLRIGRTTVWQLERPKFDDARHYLDIISRQWEGALERLRVHVEA, from the coding sequence TTGCCCTCTGAGGCGGCGGTTTTTGCGGCCCTCGGAGATGAGACGCGGTTGGCCCTGGTCGAGCGGTTGCGCAATGGCCCCGCTTCGATCGTCAGCCTGACCGGCAAGGCCGATATGAGCCGCCAAGCCGTCACCAAACACTTGCATGTGCTGGAAAAGGCTGGTCTGGTAACTCACTTGCGTATAGGCCGCACGACGGTCTGGCAATTGGAGCGACCGAAATTCGATGACGCTCGCCATTACCTCGACATTATCTCCCGTCAATGGGAGGGCGCGCTGGAGCGCCTGCGTGTCCATGTCGAGGCATGA
- a CDS encoding SRPBCC family protein, with the protein MQNEIRKEIVLKAPLSKVWAAISEAGQFGQWFGVRFDGPFEAGEKLKGVIVPTTVNDEIAAMQKPYEGTPYEIVVGEITPQTRFSFYWHPYGVEKDYDYSQEPMTLCTFSLAEVPEGVRLVITENGFENIPLERRAKAFTANDGGWTAQIRLIEAYLAL; encoded by the coding sequence ATGCAAAACGAAATACGCAAGGAAATCGTGCTAAAAGCGCCGCTCAGCAAGGTCTGGGCGGCGATCAGCGAGGCCGGTCAGTTCGGCCAGTGGTTCGGGGTGCGTTTCGACGGGCCTTTCGAGGCGGGCGAAAAGCTGAAGGGCGTCATTGTGCCGACCACGGTCAATGACGAGATCGCCGCCATGCAGAAACCCTATGAGGGCACACCGTATGAGATCGTGGTCGGCGAAATCACGCCACAGACGCGCTTTTCCTTTTACTGGCATCCCTACGGTGTCGAGAAGGACTACGATTACAGTCAGGAGCCGATGACGCTTTGCACCTTTTCGCTTGCCGAAGTGCCGGAAGGGGTGCGGCTGGTCATTACCGAAAACGGCTTTGAAAACATTCCGCTGGAGCGTCGCGCCAAGGCCTTTACCGCCAATGACGGCGGCTGGACAGCGCAGATCAGACTGATCGAGGCCTATCTTGCCCTCTGA
- a CDS encoding EamA family transporter, whose protein sequence is MKPDYLKGCGLAFGAAMLWGVSGTAGQFLFAHRGVNTEWLVAVRMLSAGVLMLGFVALRAPRDFFTVWTNKTDALRMAVFGLFGMLAVQYTYFAAINASNAATATVLQYTGPVLIVGWFAWQKKRWPTPFELVCVAMAVAGTFFMVTHGSLNSLSISKMALVWGLTSAMALAFYSIQPLKLMSRYSPPIVIGWGMLIGGLALSAIHPPWVMAGIWDAPAIGAFAFVIVFGTLIPFYAYLTAVRIVGPETSSLLACAEPLAAALIGIIWLGTRFGLYDWLGTALILATVISLSLRKQEPVVLKIE, encoded by the coding sequence ATGAAACCCGACTATCTCAAAGGCTGCGGACTGGCATTTGGTGCCGCCATGCTGTGGGGTGTGTCGGGCACGGCCGGGCAGTTCCTCTTTGCCCATCGCGGGGTCAATACCGAATGGCTGGTGGCGGTGCGCATGTTGTCGGCCGGCGTGCTGATGTTGGGTTTTGTGGCCCTGCGTGCGCCGCGTGATTTTTTCACTGTCTGGACCAACAAGACGGATGCCCTGCGCATGGCTGTGTTCGGCCTGTTTGGTATGCTGGCCGTGCAATATACATACTTTGCCGCCATTAATGCCTCGAATGCCGCCACGGCGACCGTCCTGCAATATACCGGACCGGTGCTGATCGTCGGCTGGTTCGCCTGGCAGAAAAAGCGCTGGCCGACGCCGTTTGAATTGGTGTGTGTCGCCATGGCCGTGGCCGGCACCTTCTTCATGGTGACACACGGCAGCCTCAACAGCCTGTCGATTTCGAAAATGGCGCTGGTCTGGGGGCTGACCTCGGCGATGGCCCTGGCCTTCTATTCCATCCAGCCGCTCAAGCTTATGTCGCGCTATTCACCGCCCATCGTCATCGGCTGGGGAATGCTGATCGGCGGGCTGGCGCTCAGTGCCATTCATCCACCCTGGGTGATGGCCGGCATCTGGGACGCGCCGGCTATTGGCGCCTTCGCCTTCGTCATCGTCTTCGGCACCCTGATCCCCTTCTACGCCTATCTGACGGCGGTGCGGATCGTCGGGCCGGAAACCTCCAGCCTGCTGGCCTGCGCCGAACCGCTGGCGGCGGCCCTGATCGGCATCATCTGGCTGGGTACGCGCTTTGGCTTATATGACTGGCTGGGCACGGCGCTCATCCTGGCCACAGTTATTTCGCTCTCCCTGCGCAAACAGGAACCGGTAGTGCTCAAAATAGAATAG
- the glmS gene encoding glutamine--fructose-6-phosphate transaminase (isomerizing) translates to MCGIIGIIGNEPVAPRLLESLRRLEYRGYDSAGIAVQTETGTQRRRAEGKIRNLETVIEEEPIAGEVGIGHTRWATHGAPSVRNAHPHRFGKVTVVHNGIIENFAELKAGLMAQGEAFYSDTDTEVIAHLLNAELATGAALRDAFKATLDRLHGAYALAILIDGEDRTLLGARRGSPLVVGWGGDEMYLGSDALAVGPFTNRVSYLEEGDWVILGQNSAEVRDAAGNLVNRPAVTVSASAALVEKGSYRHFMEKEVHEQPESTQRTLAAYLDPVTGRVRADIKAGIDFSTVSRLQIIACGTAYYAGSIARYAFEKLAGLPVDVEVASEFRYRSPAMMPGVLAVAVSQSGETADTLAALRWCKEQGLKTAAVVNVHTSTMAREADLLWPTHAGPEIGVASTKAFTAQLSALLSLAVAAAAQRGRIDAAEEARLVQTLLAAPGLIAEALGMDGDIVRITNDLSKARDVIYLGRGETYPLALEGALKLKEISYIHAEGYAAGELKHGPIALIDENTPVVVIAPDDELFEKTASNVQEVAARGGRVIMITNAPDKVPALSGDAAKSLQVIQAPDCDPFTAALVYSVPIQLLAYHTAVHKGTDVDQPRNLAKSVTVE, encoded by the coding sequence ATGTGCGGAATTATCGGTATTATCGGCAATGAACCCGTCGCGCCGCGTCTGCTGGAATCCCTGCGCAGGCTCGAATATCGCGGCTACGATTCCGCTGGCATAGCTGTGCAGACCGAAACCGGCACCCAGCGCCGTCGCGCCGAGGGTAAGATCCGCAATCTGGAAACCGTTATCGAAGAGGAGCCCATCGCGGGCGAGGTCGGCATCGGCCATACGCGCTGGGCCACCCATGGCGCGCCCTCGGTGCGGAACGCCCACCCGCACCGTTTTGGCAAGGTGACGGTGGTCCACAATGGCATCATCGAGAACTTCGCCGAGTTAAAGGCCGGCCTGATGGCGCAGGGCGAGGCGTTCTACTCCGACACCGATACCGAGGTCATCGCCCATCTGCTAAATGCCGAACTGGCCACCGGCGCAGCCCTGCGCGATGCTTTCAAGGCCACGCTCGATCGCCTGCATGGCGCCTATGCCCTGGCTATCCTGATCGATGGCGAAGACCGCACCCTCTTGGGTGCGCGTCGGGGGTCACCGCTGGTGGTCGGCTGGGGCGGCGATGAGATGTATCTCGGTTCAGACGCGCTTGCCGTTGGTCCGTTCACCAACCGCGTCAGCTATCTGGAAGAAGGCGACTGGGTCATCCTTGGCCAGAACAGTGCCGAGGTGCGCGATGCCGCGGGCAATCTGGTCAATCGCCCGGCCGTCACTGTCTCCGCCTCGGCCGCCCTGGTCGAAAAGGGCAGCTATCGCCACTTCATGGAAAAGGAAGTGCATGAGCAGCCGGAGAGCACGCAACGCACCCTGGCCGCCTATCTCGATCCGGTAACCGGCCGTGTGCGCGCCGACATCAAGGCGGGAATCGATTTTTCCACCGTTTCGCGTCTGCAGATCATCGCCTGCGGCACCGCCTACTATGCCGGCTCGATCGCGCGCTATGCCTTTGAAAAACTGGCCGGCTTGCCGGTCGATGTCGAGGTGGCGTCAGAATTCCGCTATCGCAGCCCGGCCATGATGCCCGGCGTTCTGGCGGTCGCCGTCTCGCAATCGGGCGAAACCGCCGATACCCTGGCCGCCCTGCGCTGGTGCAAGGAGCAGGGGCTGAAAACGGCCGCCGTGGTGAATGTGCATACCTCGACCATGGCGCGTGAGGCCGACCTGCTGTGGCCGACCCATGCCGGTCCGGAAATCGGCGTCGCTTCGACCAAGGCTTTCACCGCCCAGTTGTCGGCCCTGCTGTCGCTGGCCGTGGCCGCCGCGGCCCAGCGTGGCCGTATCGATGCCGCCGAGGAAGCCCGCCTGGTCCAGACCCTGCTGGCCGCGCCCGGCCTGATCGCCGAGGCGCTCGGCATGGATGGCGACATTGTCCGCATCACAAATGACCTGTCGAAGGCGCGTGACGTTATCTATCTTGGCCGCGGCGAAACCTATCCGCTGGCTCTGGAAGGTGCGCTTAAGCTCAAGGAAATCAGCTATATCCATGCCGAGGGCTATGCCGCCGGCGAACTGAAGCACGGCCCGATCGCCCTGATTGACGAGAATACGCCGGTGGTGGTCATCGCGCCGGATGACGAGTTGTTCGAGAAGACCGCCTCGAATGTACAGGAAGTGGCGGCGCGCGGCGGCCGGGTCATCATGATCACGAATGCGCCCGACAAGGTGCCGGCGCTTTCCGGCGATGCCGCCAAATCACTGCAAGTGATCCAGGCGCCTGACTGCGATCCCTTCACTGCCGCCTTGGTCTATTCCGTGCCGATCCAGCTTCTGGCCTATCACACCGCCGTCCACAAGGGCACGGATGTCGACCAGCCGCGCAATCTTGCCAAGTCGGTAACGGTGGAATAG